In Oscillatoria sp. FACHB-1407, the sequence TTTGGCGATCGCCCGCATTACAGGGGCTACAGCCATGGGCAACACCTCCACTGGCAACAAAAAGGTCGAACCGAGTTTGTCTACCAGTTTTGAGCTATCTACTACCACAATGAACTGATCTGCCAGGGAATCTACAATTTTTTCCTGAGTGTGTGCCGCACCGCCGCCTTTGATCAGGTTCTTGTTTGGGTCAACTTCATCGGCTCCATCAATGGCAATATCGATGTGATCTACTTCATCCAGACCCACCAGAGGAATGCCGTATTGCCGTGCTAACACGATCGCCTGAAATGACGTAGGAATCCCTTTGATGTCTTGAATTTCGCCTGACTGGAGCCGCTCACCCAAATATTGAATGGCAAATGCAGTCGTTGATCCGGTGCCTAACCCGACGATGGAACCCGATTGCACCCGCTCCGCCGCAGCTTTGCCGACCTGCTGCTTCATTAATTTGACTGGATCAACTCCTGCCGTCATTGTGATACCTCTACCATAGATTTACAATCGCGATCTAGCATGACGTAAAGTTGACCCAATGCATAGTCTGTGAAGGCTATACAAATTCCTTTGAATTGTCCTAACAATAGTGGCTACGGCTCTAGCTTTAAAAATTAGGTTTCATCCCAAATGTCGAAACGGCTTGACAAAGATTAATATTGCTAAAGCTGTTATGCAGAATTCTGATAGATGCATAAGGATTGACTGGGTAAACTCTAGGTTTGTAGCTTTTTCGCTCTGTCTCAGGTTATCGAGCAGCCTACCTCATGTTGCGATCGCATCGCCCCCCCTCTGACCCCTTCAAAACGCATTGGATCAGCCTGACCCCCAGACTGATCAGTGGGGGGGTTATCGTCATTAGCGGTCTGGTCTTAATCGGTTGGTTTTGGAATATCGATACGCTAAAAAGTGTGTTGCCCACTTGGGTCACCATGAAAGCCAATACAGCGATCGCTTTTCTCAGTGCAGGGGTCGCTTTGGGGGTAGTCCAGCATCAGATACGGCAACCCACATCTACCCAATTGCGGGCGATCGCTCAGGGATGCGCCGGAGCGACGCTCATGATTGGTCTGCTGACGGTGAGTCAATACCTGTTTCACATTAATTTGGGCATCGATCAACTTTTAGTGGTTGAGCCTGCTACTGCCGTTGGCACGTCTCATCCAGGGCGCATGGCACCCCTGACTGCCGTTAGTTTTATCCTCATAGGGTTGGCATTGCTGTTTTCTAGTCAACGCCTGCAAAATTTTGTTCAACCGATTCAAGCGATCGTTTTTACGGTTGGCATTATTGCCTTTCAAGCCCTAGTTGGGTATGCCTACAAAATCGAGGCTCTCTACGGCATTAGTTATTACACGCAAATGGCAGTGCATACGGCACTGACTTTTTTGCTGCTGTGTGTTGGCATTTTGTACCTCTATCCCAATCATGGGTTAGTCCGTATTCTGACGAGTTCTACACTGGCGGGTTTTCTGGGACGACGGTTATTTTTCTCGGCGATGGCGATTCCCTTAGCCGTCGGTTGGTTGGTCGTTCAGGGACAGCAGATGGGCTTTTACACGGCTAAATTAGGCATTTCTCTGTTGGTTATGCTCAGTGTGGTGACCCTCGCACTTCTGGTCTGGTGGAGTATTACATCGTTGGAACGAATTGACGCTGAGCGGCTCGGTACGGTGCAGGCGTTGCAAGATAGCGAAGCGTCTCGGCGTGAGTTGGCTCAGGTGCAGGAGGCATTGCGCCGCAGTGAAGCCGTTTTTCGCAGCTATTTTGAATTGTCTCTGGTGGGCATTGCGGTTATCTCCCCTGAAAAAGGCTGGATCGAGGTCAATGCTGAGCTATGTCGCCTGCTTGGCTATTCTGAGGTGGAGTTATGTCAGATGACCTGGGTCGAGTTGACTCACCCTGATGATTTACAGGCAGACCTTGATTGTTTTAATCAGGTCATCGCTGGTGAGATAGAGGGGTATGCGCTCGACAAACGCTTCATCCGCAAGGATGGCACTGTCATTCATGCCAGTATGTCCACTCGATGTAGTCGTCGCCCTGATGGCTCTGTCGATTACTTTGTCGCCCTGGTGCAGGATGTGAGTGAACGGGTGCGCAATGAAGCAGAGCGGCGGAAAGCAGAGGCTGAACGGGTCAAACTCATTCAGGAACAAGCGGCTCGTGCTGAGGCTGAAGCGGCAAATCGGATGAAAGATGAATTTTTGGCGGTGCTGTCTCATGAGTTGCGGACGCCGCTAAATGCTGTTTTGGGCTGGACACGCCTGTTGCGATCGCGCCAGTTTAGCCCTGAAACAACGCTTGAGGCATTGGAAACCATTGAGCGCAACGCAGAAGTGCAGGCACAACTCATTGATGACATTCTCGATGTCTCACGCATTATTCAAGGGCAACTCACGCTCAACCTGTGTCTGGTGGATGTGGGGGCTGTAGTCGAAGCGGCTATTAATTCGGTGCGGCTAGTCGCTGATGCAAAAGCGATCGCCATTCATTTCAGTCTGGTTCGTGACTCCCAGGCTGACCCTGCCAATACTCGTTCGCTTGTAGTGTCAGGCGATCCAAAACGCTTACAGCAGATCTTCTGGAACTTGTTATCGAATGCCATTAAGTTTACCGATAACGGCGGACGGGTTGAGGTGAGCTTGGAAGAGGTAGGACATGGGGCGTCAGGCTTAGGAGATGGGAGATGTGAGGGAGAGAATAGGGAAGAAGCAAATCAGTTTCAACCCACAGCTCACCTTCAGCCTCCAACCCTCGACTCCCACGCTTTCGCTCAAATCACCATTACCGATACGGGCAAAGGCATTCATCCTGATTTTTTGCCTCACGTATTCGATCGCTTTCGGCAGGCAGACAGCTCCACGACCCGCACCCATGGCGGTTTGGGCTTAGGGTTGGCGATCGTACACCATCTGGTTGAGTTGCATCAGGGCACGATCTCGGTTGATAGCCCCGGTGAGGGACAGGGAGCCACGTTTACGGTCAGATTACCGCTGATGGATAGACCGCAATCGGAGCGCGATGGCCTCCCAGAAGACATGGCTTCCTATCGACCTTTTGAATCTGGCTATGCACTCCCGATGAATGAGCCGCACTGGGTGTCTCCAACTCCTGTTACTTCGCTGGCAACACCATCCCCTGAAGCTCAAACGCAGCTTCAAGGGCTGCATGTTCTTGTGGTTGATGATGATGCGGAAACACGCAAATTTCTCAAACTGGTTCTAACCCAGGCAGGGGCAATTGTGACGGTGGTATCGTCTGCGGTGAGTGCGTTAGATCTACTGGACAAGGTAGAAGCAGATATTTTAGTCAGTGATATCGGGATGCCCTCGGTGGATGGATATGAGCTAATCAACACGGTGCGACAACGGTCTGCCAAAGAGGGGGGTACGATTGGGGCGATCGCCCTAACCTCGTATGCCAGAGAGGAAGACAGGCAAAGGGCATTACAGGCTGGGTTTCAGGTACACTTGACGAAACCTGTTGAGCCTGAAATTTTGGTACAAGCGATTGCAACCCTTGCTTCTTCGACACGCTAGAAATTCGATCTTTTTATTCTGCGCTGCTTAGTGCAGTGTCACACCTTATTTTTAGGATTGTTGATGTGAGCGTCTCGCTCACGGCGCGAGCAAGATGCTCGCACTACCTTAACTTTTAACTGTGACGCAGCCCTAGATTGTTTTTCCGTTTTTGGCAAGCGCATAGAAAAATCTTCGTATTTCCTTTAAAAAAGCAGAATAAACTCGGTGGTTCTCATAAAGACTCCGTAGACTCACTAGCAACTCTGATTAAAAATATTGTAAAAAATACAACAGATTTGCATAAAGACTATAAAGTCTAACGATATCTGGCAAGTTAAAACGCTGAAACATAAGGGGTAACGGTGTTACTTTGCATGTTTTACAGCAATGGACTGCCGTTGTTGGGTGAATGGGCGGTGCATCTTTGCAAGATTCTCATCTTCATCAGTGAGAATACCGATGAAAGCACATTGAGGGACAATTGTCGCCTCAAGGTTTGGTACGTTTGACCGGGCTGTAATCGTCATCCAAATCAACCATTCTTCTGTGGGAGCACTGACTTCAGTGACTAAATCTACCTGTATCAAAACCGTTTCTTTGAAAGGCTCGTGGACGATGTGGGCAAGAGCGATCGCCCTTGCTGTTGCCCCCTTGGCTGTGATCAGCGTTGGTGTAAAACCGTCCTTTGCCCAAGGGGTTGAACCCGTTGTTGACGTGCCAGCGACGGCATCGGAGTCGCCAGAATCCGCCACGACTTTATTCTCGATTCCAACAGGCTTCTCTGAGCCTCAACCTGTTTCCCTCAGCATTCTTAACCCGTCGTTTGAAGATGATGTGTTGGGTGGCGATGGTTCTGTTGATTACGTCACGGGTTGGCAAATTCTCAGCAGTTCTCTCTGGAGTGTTGGCACCTATAGACCGGGTTCAGGGTTATATGTGGCTCATGTTCCAGATGGGGTAAACGTTGCTTATGCTAACAGTGGCTCTCTGTTTCAACGGCTAACCGATTCCTTAGCTGCCAACACGCAGTACACTCTCGGTGTTGATGTGGGGTCGCGTCCTCCCTATGGCTTCCCTGGCTATCAAATTGATTTACTGGCAGGTGAAACTGTCATCGCCTCAGTGAGTTCCCCTGTGCCAGAGTTTGGC encodes:
- the rpiA gene encoding ribose-5-phosphate isomerase RpiA; its protein translation is MTAGVDPVKLMKQQVGKAAAERVQSGSIVGLGTGSTTAFAIQYLGERLQSGEIQDIKGIPTSFQAIVLARQYGIPLVGLDEVDHIDIAIDGADEVDPNKNLIKGGGAAHTQEKIVDSLADQFIVVVDSSKLVDKLGSTFLLPVEVLPMAVAPVMRAIAKLGGKPELRMGVKKAGPVVTDQGNLVVDVKFDQIDNPGELEKTLNNIPGVLENGLFVGVADVILVGEVKDGQASVREF
- a CDS encoding ATP-binding protein, translating into MLRSHRPPSDPFKTHWISLTPRLISGGVIVISGLVLIGWFWNIDTLKSVLPTWVTMKANTAIAFLSAGVALGVVQHQIRQPTSTQLRAIAQGCAGATLMIGLLTVSQYLFHINLGIDQLLVVEPATAVGTSHPGRMAPLTAVSFILIGLALLFSSQRLQNFVQPIQAIVFTVGIIAFQALVGYAYKIEALYGISYYTQMAVHTALTFLLLCVGILYLYPNHGLVRILTSSTLAGFLGRRLFFSAMAIPLAVGWLVVQGQQMGFYTAKLGISLLVMLSVVTLALLVWWSITSLERIDAERLGTVQALQDSEASRRELAQVQEALRRSEAVFRSYFELSLVGIAVISPEKGWIEVNAELCRLLGYSEVELCQMTWVELTHPDDLQADLDCFNQVIAGEIEGYALDKRFIRKDGTVIHASMSTRCSRRPDGSVDYFVALVQDVSERVRNEAERRKAEAERVKLIQEQAARAEAEAANRMKDEFLAVLSHELRTPLNAVLGWTRLLRSRQFSPETTLEALETIERNAEVQAQLIDDILDVSRIIQGQLTLNLCLVDVGAVVEAAINSVRLVADAKAIAIHFSLVRDSQADPANTRSLVVSGDPKRLQQIFWNLLSNAIKFTDNGGRVEVSLEEVGHGASGLGDGRCEGENREEANQFQPTAHLQPPTLDSHAFAQITITDTGKGIHPDFLPHVFDRFRQADSSTTRTHGGLGLGLAIVHHLVELHQGTISVDSPGEGQGATFTVRLPLMDRPQSERDGLPEDMASYRPFESGYALPMNEPHWVSPTPVTSLATPSPEAQTQLQGLHVLVVDDDAETRKFLKLVLTQAGAIVTVVSSAVSALDLLDKVEADILVSDIGMPSVDGYELINTVRQRSAKEGGTIGAIALTSYAREEDRQRALQAGFQVHLTKPVEPEILVQAIATLASSTR
- a CDS encoding PEP-CTERM sorting domain-containing protein, translating into MPATASESPESATTLFSIPTGFSEPQPVSLSILNPSFEDDVLGGDGSVDYVTGWQILSSSLWSVGTYRPGSGLYVAHVPDGVNVAYANSGSLFQRLTDSLAANTQYTLGVDVGSRPPYGFPGYQIDLLAGETVIASVSSPVPEFGKFISTELVYTASESDPLLGQPLAIRLSSGGIQVNFDNVRLTALSLAPAIETAATEIMTEQAIAPEDAPSVESVDSLPAEFTVEAEPVELEWVFATRMLPATAGDDEEDSPQSVPEPTSVIGLLLGAAALIRLKRQPSKS